One window from the genome of Nicotiana tomentosiformis chromosome 5, ASM39032v3, whole genome shotgun sequence encodes:
- the LOC104116968 gene encoding ABC transporter G family member 6, translated as MSRIVAENTLQGGESVQFYDQRVQPMEMSQASAYSSPTLGQLLKRVGDVRKEVTGDETPVHQVLDMSDPGIQQNSLPFVLSFNNLTYSVKVRRKMTFPTLFRQPVAGTAAATGEPVPGENLFTRTKVLLDNISGEARDGEIVAVLGASGSGKSTLIDGLANRIAKESLKGTITLNGEPLDSRLLKVISAYVMQDDLLYPMLTVEETLMFAAEFRLPRTLSKSKKKMRVQALIDQLGLRNAAKTIIGDEGHRGVSGGERRRVSIGIDIIHDPIILFLDEPTSGLDSTSAYMVVKVLQRIAQSGSIVIMSIHQPSYRILSLLDRMLFLSRGQTVYSGSPMNLPHFFADFGHPIPDNENRTEFALDLIRELEGSPGGTKSLVEFNKTWQNTKRQSNQNCEIVTPTHGLSLKEAISASISRGKLVSGTTSDHTSPASMVPTYANPFWIEMTTLSKRSFTNSWRVPELFGIRLGAIVVTGFILATMFWQLDNSPKGVQERLGFFAFAMSTTFYTCADALPVFLQERYIFMRETAYNAYRRSSYCLSHALVSLPALIFLSFAFAAITFWAVGLDGGFSGFLFYFGIILASFWAGNSFVTFLSGVVPSVMLGYTIVVAILAYFLLFSGFFMNRDRIPPYWIWFHYLSLVKYPYEAVLQNEFDDPTKCFVKGIQMFDNSPLGSVPIALKEKLLSTMSNTLNVKITGSTCVTTGADILVQQGITELSMWGCLWITIAWGFFFRVLFYFSLLLGSKNKRR; from the exons ATGTCACGGATAGTAGCGGAGAATACATTGCAAGGGGGAGAAAGTGTACAATTTTATGATCAAAGAGTACAACCCATGGAAATGTCACAGGCCAGCGCGTACAGTTCACCGACCCTTGGTCAGTTATTGAAGCGCGTGGGCGATGTCAGAAAGGAAGTCACCGGCGACGAAACTCCGGTACACCAAGTTCTTGATATGAGTGATCCAGGCATTCAACAAAACTCTCTTCCATTTGTACTCTCCTTCAATAACCTCACATACAGCGTAAAAGTCCGTCGTAAAATGACTTTCCCGACGTTATTCCGGCAACCCGTCGCCGGAACCGCCGCAGCCACCGGAGAGCCTGTTCCCGGAGAAAACTTGTTCACGAGAACAAAAGTGCTCCTCGACAACATCTCCGGCGAGGCGCGTGACGGAGAAATCGTCGCCGTTCTAGGCGCGTCAGGCTCGGGAAAATCGACACTCATCGACGGGTTAGCTAATCGGATTGCAAAAGAAAGCTTGAAAGGAACTATAACGTTAAATGGGGAGCCACTGGATTCAAGATTGTTGAAAGTAATTTCAGCATACGTCATGCAAGATGATCTTTTATATCCAATGTTAACAGTTGAAGAAACATTAATGTTTGCTGCTGAATTCAGACTTCCTCGTACTCTGTccaaatcaaagaagaaaatgAGAGTACAAGCTTTGATTGATCAACTAGGGTTACGAAATGCTGCAAAAACTATCATAGGTGATGAG GGTCATCGTGGAGTGTCCGGGGGCGAACGACGACGAGTTTCCATAGGAATTGATATTATTCATGACCCCATCATCTTGTTTCTCGATGAACCAACTTCAGGACTTGATTCCACTAGTGCATACATGGTAGTGAAAGTTCTTCAAAGAATTGCTCAAAGTGGAAGTATTGTGATCATGTCAATTCATCAGCCAAGTTATAGAATTCTTAGTTTATTGGATCGTATGCTTTTCTTGTCCCGTGGACAAACTGTTTATAGTGGATCCCCTATGAATCTTCCACATTTCTTTGCTGATTTTGGTCATCCGATACCAGATAATGAAAATCGGACAGAGTTCGCCCTGGATTTAATTCGTGAGCTAGAAGGATCCCCAGGAGGGACAAAAAGTTTGGTTGAGTTCAATAAAACATGGCAAAATACAAAAAGGCAGAGCAATCAAAATTGTGAAATAGTAACTCCAACACATGGATTATCATTGAAGGAAGCAATAAGTGCAAGCATTTCAAGAGGTAAATTGGTTTCAGGAACAACAAGTGATCACACTTCCCCTGCTTCAATGGTTCCTACATACGCGAATCCCTTTTGGATCGAAATGACTACGTTGTCCAAGAGATCGTTTACTAATTCGTGGAGGGTGCCCGAGCTATTTGGCATTCGTTTAGGTGCAATCGTTGTCACGGGGTTCATCTTAGCTACCATGTTTTGGCAACTTGACAATTCACCTAAAGGTGTTCAAGAAAGACTTGGTTTTTTTGCATTTGCAATGTCAACAACTTTCTATACTTGTGCTGATGCATTGCCTGTTTTTCTACAAGAAAGGTACATTTTTATGAGGGAAACAGCTTATAATGCATATAGGAGATCTTCTTATTGTCTATCTCATGCTTTGGTTTCTTTACCAGCATTGATTTTCCTATCATTTGCATTTGCTGCTATAACTTTTTGGGCAGTTGGACTTGATGGTGGATTTTCTGGTTTCTTGTTCTATTTTGGGATAATTTTAGCCTCTTTTTGGGCTGGAAATTCATTTGTCACATTCCTTTCTGGAGTTGTACCTAGTGTTATGCTAGGATACACAATTGTTGTGGCAATTCTTGCCTATTTCTTGCTCTTCTCTGGATTTTTTATGAATCGCGATCGAATCCCACCTTATTGGATATGGTTTCACTATCTTTCCTTAGTGAAGTATCCATATGAAGCTGTATTACAAAATGAATTTGATGATCCAACAAAATGTTTTGTTAAGGGAATTCAAATGTTTGATAATTCACCACTTGGATCAGTGCCAATTGCTTTGAAAGAGAAGTTGTTGAGTACAATGAGTAATACATTGAATGTCAAGATTACTGGATCTACTTGTGTGACTACTGGAGCTGATATATTGGTACAACAAGGGATTACTGAGTTAAGTATGTGGGGTTGCTTGTGGATTACTATTGCATGGGGGTTTTTCTTTAGGGTTTTGTTTTACTTCAGTTTGTTGCTTGGAAGTAAGAACAAGAGAAGGTAA